One window from the genome of Malacoplasma penetrans HF-2 encodes:
- a CDS encoding P35 family lipoprotein has product MKIKKIKLLKALALTGAFGIIATVPVIVSSCSSTSENNGGSGNGGTGDNQGGGGSGGGTTDTQKVTPKLKSSINLVGALKDIYNPASGKTTKDLLAQEIKNNPSLAFEDSEKLNGKNFDVSVEATFSRSSWTDKTYDTEKKTMRWCINRWNK; this is encoded by the coding sequence ATGAAAATTAAAAAAATTAAATTATTGAAAGCTCTTGCATTAACCGGGGCTTTTGGGATTATTGCAACAGTCCCTGTAATTGTTTCATCTTGTTCTTCAACAAGTGAAAACAATGGAGGAAGTGGAAATGGTGGCACAGGAGATAACCAAGGTGGAGGTGGTTCTGGTGGTGGAACTACTGACACTCAAAAAGTTACTCCAAAATTAAAATCATCAATTAATTTAGTTGGGGCTCTTAAAGATATTTATAATCCAGCATCTGGAAAAACAACTAAAGATTTATTAGCTCAAGAAATTAAAAATAATCCAAGTTTAGCTTTTGAAGATTCTGAAAAATTGAATGGTAAAAACTTTGATGTTTCGGTAGAAGCTACTTTCTCAAGATCTTCTTGAACAGATAAAACTTATGATACTGAAAAAAAAACAATGAGATGGTGTATCAATAGATGAAACAAATAA
- a CDS encoding P35 family lipoprotein, whose protein sequence is MKIKKIKLLKALALTGAFGIVATVPVIVSSCSSTSENNNGNGNGGADQTQKVTPVLKDDVSLEGALNKIYDTSTTDRKNTNTLIADDIKANPENYFTNGAELKNVISDATVTVDGKFSNASWASGLSYDATTGNWKDDTTTVTIQDSNKLVYASSSKQINITSLDGLKTELEKTDVLKNALEAAGATTIASGTTLTVENKLGFTNDDLIHINVKATPTSGAETNYDLQIPTSDINLSVTDLSVTVTGNNIEAATKTTTNFTYNIGIDSEVHFNQGANLTAASEDDAKDVNKVLEQLKYGSTTGSTFSLDNNAIIKGLGIYNVNFSNPSIQEKTVSSRATSEKTYTITLDAKPQSSEYVWADGSDVNTAKKISFDVKIDVTTP, encoded by the coding sequence ATGAAAATTAAAAAAATTAAATTATTGAAAGCTCTTGCATTAACTGGGGCTTTTGGAATTGTTGCAACAGTTCCAGTAATTGTATCTTCTTGTTCTTCAACAAGTGAAAATAATAATGGAAATGGGAATGGTGGTGCAGACCAAACTCAAAAAGTTACTCCTGTATTAAAAGATGATGTTTCTTTAGAAGGGGCATTAAATAAAATTTATGATACTTCTACAACTGATAGAAAAAATACTAACACTTTGATAGCTGATGATATTAAAGCAAACCCTGAAAATTATTTCACTAATGGAGCAGAATTAAAAAATGTAATTAGTGATGCAACAGTTACTGTAGATGGGAAATTTTCAAATGCAAGTTGAGCAAGTGGATTGTCTTATGATGCAACTACAGGAAATTGAAAAGATGATACTACTACAGTAACTATTCAAGATTCTAATAAATTAGTTTATGCATCAAGTTCTAAACAAATTAATATTACATCACTAGATGGATTAAAAACCGAATTAGAGAAAACAGATGTTTTAAAAAATGCTTTAGAAGCAGCAGGAGCAACTACTATTGCTAGTGGAACAACTTTAACAGTTGAAAATAAATTAGGTTTTACTAATGATGATTTGATTCACATTAATGTTAAAGCTACACCAACAAGTGGTGCAGAAACAAACTATGATCTTCAAATTCCTACTTCTGACATTAATTTATCAGTTACTGATTTAAGTGTTACAGTAACTGGAAATAATATTGAAGCAGCAACAAAAACAACTACTAACTTTACATACAACATAGGGATTGACTCTGAAGTTCACTTTAACCAAGGAGCTAATTTAACTGCTGCAAGTGAAGATGATGCTAAAGATGTAAATAAAGTTTTAGAGCAATTAAAATATGGTTCAACAACTGGAAGCACTTTCTCTTTAGACAATAATGCAATAATAAAAGGGTTAGGAATTTATAATGTTAATTTTTCAAATCCATCTATTCAAGAAAAAACAGTTTCTAGTAGAGCAACTTCAGAAAAAACATATACTATTACTCTTGATGCAAAACCACAAAGCAGTGAGTATGTTTGAGCTGATGGTTCTGATGTAAACACAGCTAAGAAAATATCTTTTGATGTAAAAATTGATGTTACTACTCCTTAA